A single Halarcobacter anaerophilus DNA region contains:
- a CDS encoding type II toxin-antitoxin system RelE family toxin, whose translation MIISYSKTFEKKFSRYDKKLQEKIFQAIQNLPDGDVKKLTGNDIPPIYRMRVSKYRILFHMNEEEIKILKVDSRGDVYK comes from the coding sequence ATGATTATTTCATATTCTAAAACATTTGAAAAGAAGTTTTCAAGATATGATAAAAAACTTCAAGAAAAAATCTTTCAAGCCATTCAAAACTTACCGGATGGAGATGTAAAGAAACTAACAGGCAATGATATACCTCCAATCTATAGAATGAGAGTATCGAAATATAGAATACTTTTTCATATGAATGAAGAAGAAATAAAAATATTAAAAGTTGATAGTAGAGGAGATGTCTACAAGTAA
- a CDS encoding DHA2 family efflux MFS transporter permease subunit translates to MEQRYPPLKGLTLVIGAILLSFGNFIVVLDTTITNVAIPTISGDLGVSTTQGTWVITTYAVAEAITVPLTGWLGKQFGEVRVFLFCVSGFLIFSTLCGFANSLEFLIVFRIFQGLTAGPLIPLSATLLLSIFPKEKSHSAMAIWGMMTVIAPIFGPILGGYISDNWHWSWIFFINIFFCIILIFGTFIILKDRETKITKNRIDYIGLFLLVIFVTAFQIMLDKGRELDWFESNYITICAIISFLSFVLFIIWEITEENPIIDLSVVKSKNWTISTLILCFVFCVFFGNVLISPLWLQKLMGYTATWSGLAVAPIGILAVITSPIIGKLIPKIDTRIFVISGIIIIAFSFYMRALLNIDATFASVAIPTFVLGAGIPACMITLTSLGISELKPEQITSGSGLQNFLRIMSMAIGSSLSQTYWEHMTKLNRVELLNMESYNEKIQLLQNEIDISSQAAYQYFSNMIENQAVMLATNDFYANSTILILLFGIFAIFLRPLHNKKSVKNQV, encoded by the coding sequence ATGGAACAAAGATATCCGCCGCTTAAAGGTTTAACTCTTGTAATAGGTGCAATATTACTCTCTTTCGGTAACTTTATTGTAGTTTTGGATACCACTATCACTAATGTTGCCATACCTACAATTTCAGGTGATTTGGGAGTTTCGACAACGCAAGGAACGTGGGTAATTACAACTTATGCCGTTGCAGAAGCTATTACCGTTCCCCTTACAGGATGGTTAGGAAAGCAGTTTGGAGAAGTAAGAGTATTTTTATTTTGTGTAAGCGGATTTTTAATATTCTCCACTCTTTGCGGATTTGCAAACTCTCTTGAATTTTTAATTGTTTTTAGAATTTTTCAAGGATTAACTGCCGGACCTCTTATTCCTTTATCGGCGACATTGTTATTATCAATTTTTCCAAAAGAAAAGTCACACAGTGCAATGGCAATTTGGGGAATGATGACAGTTATTGCACCAATATTCGGACCTATTTTAGGCGGCTATATATCTGATAATTGGCATTGGTCTTGGATTTTTTTTATAAATATCTTCTTTTGTATTATTCTTATCTTCGGAACATTTATAATTTTAAAAGACAGAGAAACTAAAATTACTAAAAATAGAATTGATTATATCGGTTTATTTTTATTAGTTATTTTTGTAACTGCTTTTCAAATAATGTTAGACAAAGGAAGAGAACTCGATTGGTTTGAATCAAATTATATAACAATATGCGCTATTATCTCCTTTCTCTCTTTTGTATTATTTATAATATGGGAAATAACCGAAGAAAATCCTATTATTGATTTAAGTGTTGTCAAATCTAAGAACTGGACAATTTCAACACTTATTTTATGTTTTGTGTTTTGTGTATTTTTCGGTAATGTATTAATCAGCCCTTTATGGCTTCAAAAACTTATGGGATATACAGCTACATGGTCGGGACTTGCGGTTGCGCCTATTGGTATTCTTGCCGTAATAACTTCACCTATTATAGGAAAGCTTATACCAAAAATCGACACAAGAATTTTTGTAATTTCAGGAATAATCATAATTGCTTTCTCTTTTTATATGAGGGCACTTTTAAATATTGATGCAACTTTTGCTTCAGTTGCCATCCCTACTTTTGTTTTAGGAGCAGGAATACCCGCTTGTATGATTACCCTAACCTCGCTTGGAATATCGGAATTAAAACCTGAGCAAATAACAAGCGGTTCGGGACTTCAAAATTTTCTAAGAATTATGTCTATGGCAATAGGCTCTTCTCTTAGCCAAACATATTGGGAACATATGACAAAACTAAATAGAGTGGAGCTTTTAAATATGGAAAGTTATAATGAAAAAATTCAACTACTTCAAAATGAAATAGATATATCTTCTCAAGCAGCCTATCAATATTTTTCTAATATGATTGAAAATCAGGCGGTAATGCTTGCTACAAATGATTTTTATGCAAATTCTACGATTCTTATTTTACTATTCGGCATATTTGCAATTTTTCTTCGTCCTTTGCATAATAAAAAAAGTGTAAAAAATCAAGTTTGA
- a CDS encoding DoxX family membrane protein, translating into MNDILKYSRIALGVIFIWYGVLKFFPQLSPAEVLATKTIDIMFFHLIPGNISIKLLALWEVTVGIGLLLGLYLRFALILFFIHMVCTFTPLVLLPEVSFTQVHMPLL; encoded by the coding sequence ATGAACGATATTTTAAAATATTCTAGAATTGCACTTGGTGTGATATTTATTTGGTATGGTGTGTTGAAGTTTTTTCCACAATTAAGTCCGGCAGAGGTTTTGGCTACAAAAACGATTGATATAATGTTTTTTCATCTAATACCCGGAAATATATCTATAAAACTTCTGGCTTTATGGGAAGTAACGGTTGGAATTGGTTTGCTTTTGGGTTTGTATTTAAGATTTGCATTAATTCTATTTTTTATTCATATGGTATGCACATTTACTCCTTTGGTACTATTACCTGAAGTTTCATTTACACAAGTGCATATGCCTTTACTTTAG
- a CDS encoding LysE family translocator: protein MVSIEFLFTSLIVVLIPGTGVLYTVSTGLFLGKRASLFAALGCTLGILPSLLASVLGLAAIFHTSALLFQAVKYLGAAYLLYLAWMMWRSSSPLVLDKDQTQSKNSSIAFRGFIINILNPKLSIFFLAYLPQFISPESEQPLLGMLLLGGVFMLMTFGVFTVYGFVSSIFSELLVHSKKVSTVIQKIFAGSFAALGLKLAFSERG from the coding sequence ATGGTATCAATAGAATTTTTATTTACCTCTTTAATTGTAGTGCTTATTCCTGGAACAGGAGTTTTATATACAGTTTCAACTGGACTTTTTTTGGGTAAACGTGCTAGTTTATTTGCTGCTTTAGGGTGTACATTGGGTATCCTTCCATCTTTACTTGCGAGTGTATTGGGTTTAGCTGCTATTTTTCACACTAGTGCATTGCTATTTCAAGCGGTAAAATATTTAGGTGCAGCATATTTACTTTATTTGGCATGGATGATGTGGCGTTCTTCTTCTCCTTTGGTTTTAGACAAAGATCAGACTCAATCAAAGAATAGTAGCATAGCTTTTAGAGGTTTTATAATTAATATTCTTAATCCTAAATTGTCTATTTTCTTTTTGGCATATTTACCTCAGTTTATTTCTCCTGAATCAGAGCAACCACTCCTTGGTATGTTACTTTTAGGCGGAGTGTTTATGCTTATGACCTTTGGTGTTTTTACAGTTTACGGTTTTGTGTCAAGTATTTTTAGTGAACTTCTGGTACATTCAAAAAAAGTTAGTACGGTTATTCAAAAAATCTTTGCAGGCAGTTTTGCGGCACTTGGTTTAAAACTTGCTTTTAGTGAAAGAGGATAA
- a CDS encoding HlyD family secretion protein: MKAERKKYLILFFSIVIFVFFLYGIYIFIYGSKTISTENAYTKADLAQVSPKIASPVKSVDVIDTQYVKKGDILVVLDNSDEKIALNMAKANLKSTKRKIEELISKDEEFAKKLDLDNARIEALKAVEEKTFIELQKAKKDLKRYKQLLKQKSISIQKFDDIKLVFDNSKKSWEEAKLNLKSEAASKLVTLAQKESNLQLIKDKNIETNPDVLNAKATLEKAQLDLERTIIKAPISGIVTQKNVKVGQYVTTNNKLLTIVPIDNIYVNANFKESKLKKVKIGQKVELHSDLYGDNIVYHGIVEGISSSTGSELSLIPAQNATGNWIKVVQRLPIRIKIDKSDLKANPLYMGLSMYVKIYLDK; the protein is encoded by the coding sequence ATGAAAGCAGAAAGAAAAAAATATCTTATACTATTTTTCTCTATTGTAATTTTTGTGTTTTTTTTATATGGCATATATATTTTTATTTATGGATCAAAAACAATTTCAACAGAAAATGCCTACACAAAAGCAGATTTGGCACAAGTTTCTCCAAAAATAGCTTCACCTGTAAAAAGTGTTGATGTAATAGATACACAGTATGTTAAAAAAGGTGATATCTTAGTAGTTTTGGATAATTCAGATGAAAAAATTGCTTTAAATATGGCAAAAGCAAATTTAAAATCTACAAAAAGAAAAATAGAAGAACTAATTAGCAAAGATGAAGAATTTGCAAAAAAATTAGATTTGGATAATGCAAGAATTGAAGCTTTAAAAGCAGTAGAAGAGAAAACTTTTATAGAATTACAAAAAGCAAAAAAAGATTTAAAAAGATACAAACAATTATTGAAACAAAAATCTATATCTATTCAAAAATTCGATGATATAAAACTTGTATTTGATAATTCAAAAAAATCATGGGAAGAAGCAAAACTAAATTTAAAAAGTGAAGCTGCATCAAAATTAGTTACTCTTGCACAAAAAGAATCGAATCTACAATTAATAAAAGATAAAAATATCGAAACAAATCCAGATGTTTTAAATGCAAAAGCAACTTTAGAAAAAGCACAATTAGACTTAGAAAGAACTATAATCAAAGCTCCTATCTCAGGTATTGTAACCCAAAAAAATGTAAAAGTAGGACAATATGTAACAACTAATAACAAGCTGCTTACTATTGTTCCCATTGACAATATTTACGTAAATGCAAATTTTAAAGAGAGCAAGTTAAAAAAAGTAAAAATTGGACAAAAAGTAGAACTGCATTCCGATTTATACGGTGATAATATAGTTTACCACGGTATTGTTGAAGGAATCTCAAGCTCAACAGGTTCTGAGTTATCTTTAATTCCTGCACAAAATGCCACGGGAAACTGGATTAAAGTTGTACAAAGATTACCAATAAGAATAAAAATTGATAAAAGTGACTTAAAAGCCAATCCTTTATATATGGGATTATCCATGTATGTAAAAATTTATTTAGATAAATAA
- a CDS encoding DCC1-like thiol-disulfide oxidoreductase family protein has translation MKIELFYDKECPFCKFYANYIKLKESHNLILVNAREDKQSIEELSKLGFNINDGFIIRVDASKIYQGSDAIIFLNRLSQKKIYFKDNKFFRNFVYPFIKQIRKIVLFCLLKNSKL, from the coding sequence ATGAAAATAGAACTATTTTATGATAAAGAGTGTCCTTTTTGTAAATTTTATGCAAACTATATAAAGTTAAAAGAAAGCCATAATCTTATACTTGTAAATGCAAGAGAAGATAAACAATCTATTGAAGAGCTTAGTAAACTTGGGTTTAATATAAACGACGGATTTATCATAAGAGTAGATGCAAGTAAAATTTATCAAGGCTCGGATGCAATAATTTTTTTAAATAGACTCTCCCAAAAAAAGATATATTTTAAAGATAATAAATTTTTTAGAAATTTTGTATATCCTTTTATCAAACAGATAAGAAAAATCGTTCTTTTCTGTTTACTTAAAAATAGTAAACTATAA
- a CDS encoding methyltransferase domain-containing protein, translated as MILQNVVPWGRNFEEYKAMFSLNTTDLSSSILGCADGPSSFNAEATKKNISVISFDPIFQFTKNEIKQRILDTAETVMKEVEQNKGTYIWKNISSVNELKNVRILAMTKFLEDYEAGKKEGRYIEGSLPNLPFEKKSFNLVLCSHFLFLYSEHLDLDFHLNAVLEMCSVGNEVRIFPLLDLKGNRSEYLKPLTEHLKKAGYQYKVEIVDYEFQKGGNEMLRIKSIK; from the coding sequence ATGATTCTACAAAACGTTGTACCTTGGGGAAGAAACTTTGAAGAATACAAAGCCATGTTTTCTCTTAATACAACTGATCTTTCCTCTTCTATACTCGGCTGTGCCGATGGTCCATCAAGTTTCAATGCCGAAGCCACAAAGAAAAATATTTCAGTTATTTCCTTTGATCCTATTTTTCAATTTACAAAAAATGAAATAAAACAAAGGATTTTAGATACTGCCGAAACTGTTATGAAAGAGGTAGAACAAAATAAGGGAACCTATATTTGGAAAAATATTAGTTCCGTTAATGAGTTAAAAAATGTACGTATTTTAGCTATGACAAAATTTCTTGAAGATTATGAAGCAGGTAAAAAAGAAGGACGTTATATAGAAGGTTCACTGCCAAATCTACCCTTTGAAAAAAAGAGTTTCAATCTTGTTCTTTGTTCTCATTTTTTATTTTTATACAGCGAACATCTTGATTTGGATTTTCATTTAAATGCTGTTTTGGAGATGTGCAGTGTAGGAAATGAAGTTAGAATTTTCCCGCTGCTTGATCTTAAAGGAAACAGATCGGAATATTTAAAACCGCTAACAGAACACTTGAAAAAAGCTGGATATCAGTATAAAGTAGAAATTGTTGATTATGAGTTCCAAAAAGGCGGTAATGAAATGTTGAGGATTAAAAGTATAAAATAA
- a CDS encoding UvrD-helicase domain-containing protein, producing the protein MDLTKEQKEIVKAVGKYKNIKINAFAGTGKTTTLRYVAKEYKDRKILYLAFNSAIKNEASSSFPNNTYVKTTHGLAYSAIKKYTNIDLNTLRNYRAIDISNEFEIPYEKALSALKIFENFCNNTQDKISEEDTEHKTAKKMFEHMLIGVLKPTHSFYLKYYYLLISKEQIPQYQYDIIMLDEAQDTNEVTLGIFNCLNSKIKIYVGDRHQQIYSFRGSKNALDKISCDKQLYLSQSFRFNETIANYANILLRNFKNEQVDIKSYKNSTEIKSFGYISRTNAQLICIISNRIEQRKPFVTIRNPEEIFSLSIEIYYLLNNEHDQIRKNPFLKSFKDEEELADYAKQTDDFELRTALKVVKEYQERIFEFKEIAIKFYKAWQNRKSNNFEKRLEEILFLTTAHTAKGLEWDSVIVADDFPNFADLIIDMGYTTLQQYQKELKKLSNQELVDEFNLFYVALTRAKSKLVKDSENFHYLMSPKLEQLINKKISDINEEFEKNDEKIVFSKMDSEELQQIKENKNIENKKARKSGLKWKLEDKIKLKSLFKKNLNINIIASKLERTPSAILGELLKSEIINKEEQNTLYRLLKNNQKASKSVLNQT; encoded by the coding sequence ATGGATTTAACAAAAGAGCAAAAAGAGATTGTAAAAGCTGTAGGAAAATATAAAAATATAAAAATCAATGCTTTTGCAGGTACGGGAAAAACTACTACTTTAAGATATGTTGCAAAAGAGTATAAAGACAGAAAAATTCTTTATCTGGCTTTTAACAGTGCTATTAAAAATGAAGCAAGTTCAAGTTTCCCTAATAATACTTATGTAAAAACAACTCACGGCTTGGCATATTCTGCAATCAAAAAATATACGAATATAGATTTAAACACTTTGAGAAATTATCGTGCTATTGATATTTCAAATGAGTTTGAAATACCTTATGAAAAGGCATTAAGCGCTTTAAAAATTTTTGAGAATTTTTGCAACAATACGCAAGATAAAATAAGTGAAGAGGATACTGAACATAAAACTGCAAAAAAGATGTTTGAACATATGTTAATAGGTGTTTTAAAACCGACTCACAGTTTCTATTTAAAGTACTATTATCTTCTTATTTCAAAAGAGCAGATTCCCCAATATCAGTATGATATTATTATGCTTGATGAAGCTCAGGATACAAATGAAGTTACCTTGGGAATTTTTAACTGCTTAAATTCAAAAATCAAAATTTATGTAGGAGACAGACATCAGCAAATCTACTCTTTTAGAGGAAGTAAAAATGCTCTTGATAAAATCTCTTGTGATAAACAACTCTATTTATCTCAAAGTTTCAGGTTTAATGAGACAATCGCAAATTATGCAAATATTTTACTTAGAAATTTTAAAAATGAACAAGTAGATATAAAATCTTATAAAAATAGTACAGAGATAAAAAGTTTCGGCTATATTTCAAGAACAAATGCCCAACTAATTTGCATAATATCAAACAGAATAGAACAGAGAAAACCTTTTGTAACTATAAGAAATCCCGAAGAAATTTTTTCTTTAAGTATTGAAATATACTATTTATTAAATAACGAACATGACCAAATAAGAAAAAATCCTTTTTTAAAAAGTTTCAAAGATGAAGAGGAATTGGCAGATTATGCAAAGCAGACAGATGATTTTGAATTAAGAACAGCATTAAAAGTAGTAAAAGAGTACCAAGAAAGAATATTCGAGTTTAAGGAAATTGCAATTAAGTTTTATAAGGCTTGGCAAAACAGAAAGTCTAATAATTTTGAAAAAAGATTAGAAGAGATTCTTTTTTTAACAACTGCTCACACCGCAAAAGGTTTAGAATGGGATAGTGTGATTGTAGCAGATGATTTTCCAAATTTTGCAGATTTGATTATTGATATGGGATATACAACTCTACAGCAGTATCAAAAAGAGTTAAAAAAGCTGAGTAATCAAGAACTTGTTGATGAATTTAATCTTTTTTATGTAGCTCTTACCAGAGCAAAAAGCAAACTTGTAAAAGACAGTGAAAATTTCCACTATTTGATGAGCCCCAAATTAGAACAACTAATAAATAAAAAAATATCGGATATTAATGAAGAGTTTGAAAAAAATGATGAAAAAATAGTTTTCTCAAAAATGGATAGTGAAGAGTTACAACAAATAAAAGAGAATAAGAATATAGAGAATAAAAAAGCAAGAAAAAGCGGTTTAAAATGGAAGTTAGAAGATAAGATAAAACTAAAAAGTCTTTTTAAAAAAAATCTCAATATTAATATTATAGCTTCAAAATTAGAAAGAACGCCAAGTGCAATTTTAGGAGAATTATTAAAAAGTGAAATTATAAATAAAGAAGAACAAAATACTTTATACAGACTGCTTAAAAACAATCAAAAAGCAAGTAAAAGTGTGTTGAATCAAACTTGA
- a CDS encoding antibiotic biosynthesis monooxygenase family protein: MIRVVYHWKVKEESFKSFQKAWSFTTNKIHETIPGALGSFMLRSPENKTEVITVARWDSMESWESFWGYENPEEMADMRKIGERVSVTVYEEIDDFTH, from the coding sequence TTGATTCGGGTAGTTTATCATTGGAAAGTAAAAGAAGAGAGTTTTAAGAGTTTTCAAAAAGCATGGAGTTTTACTACAAACAAAATTCATGAAACTATACCTGGTGCTTTAGGAAGTTTTATGCTTCGTAGTCCGGAAAATAAAACTGAAGTGATTACTGTAGCAAGATGGGATTCAATGGAGAGTTGGGAATCTTTTTGGGGGTATGAAAATCCAGAAGAAATGGCGGATATGAGAAAGATAGGAGAGCGAGTCTCTGTTACGGTATATGAAGAAATTGATGATTTTACTCATTGA
- a CDS encoding cupin domain-containing protein, with protein MPKSFEFINVGKFEDIKDKQYILPDSKKVLEGKVFLNELMDLTGSEISLNSFAPGQYFPFDHKHKKNEELFIILKGEGEFEIDGKKMDIKEGSIIKVNPNEVRNICNTSKDTNMLYIVIQTIENSMNSKKPTEDGISVVERTKW; from the coding sequence ATGCCAAAAAGTTTTGAGTTTATAAATGTCGGAAAATTTGAAGATATTAAAGATAAACAATATATTTTACCTGACTCTAAAAAAGTATTAGAAGGAAAAGTATTTTTAAATGAATTGATGGATTTAACAGGAAGTGAAATATCTTTAAACAGTTTTGCCCCAGGTCAATATTTTCCTTTTGATCATAAACATAAAAAAAATGAAGAGCTTTTTATTATATTAAAAGGTGAGGGTGAGTTTGAAATTGACGGTAAAAAAATGGATATAAAAGAGGGAAGTATTATAAAAGTAAATCCAAATGAAGTTAGAAATATCTGCAATACTTCAAAAGATACAAATATGTTATATATAGTTATTCAAACAATAGAAAACAGTATGAATAGTAAAAAACCTACGGAAGACGGTATAAGTGTAGTTGAACGTACAAAATGGTAA